Proteins encoded by one window of Paroedura picta isolate Pp20150507F chromosome 9, Ppicta_v3.0, whole genome shotgun sequence:
- the SOX17 gene encoding transcription factor SOX-17, protein MSSPDAGYASSDDQAPGPPRSLPPLLMQCPWAESLSPLAEGKGKGEAAADPAQQGPSGRAKGEARIRRPMNAFMVWAKDERKRLAQQNPDLHNAELSKMLGQSWRALSLVEKRPFVDEAERLRLQHMRDHPNYKYRPRRRKQVKRLKRGDGGVAEAGGAFLPPPHHQQHSLGLPVEGGGGGCDGLGLPYAEQAAFPGGSFHYRDCAPLPLPTFGAHFGGYNLPTPEPESQGGACAEPAFFPPAEDGACLLGAYGYPTPPGAEYPCNGAPAGGQAGLFRGRFPAPLAAFSSPSPAHEAAQQQQPPPCRRGEAAAALEPLPPPDVELLADVDRAEFEQYLSFGCRPAELTLGYPSHEAAADAGPAAAYYCAAAGGGGAYPEL, encoded by the exons ATGAGCAGCCCCGATGCTGGATACGCCAGCAGCGACGACCAGGCTCCAGGACCGCCGCGCTCGCTCCCTCCGCTCCTGATGCAGTGCCCCTGGGCAGAGTCGCTGAGCCCCCTGGCAGAGGGCAAGGGCAAAGGCGAGGCGGCAGCCGACCCGGCGCAGCAGGGGCCCTCCGGGCGGGCCAAGGGCGAAGCCCGCATCCGCCGCCCCATGAACGCCTTCATGGTGTGGGCCAAGGACGAGCGCAAGCGGCTGGCGCAGCAGAACCCGGATCTGCACAACGCCGAACTGAGCAAGATGCTTG GCCAGTCGTGGCGGGCGCTGTCGCTGGTGGAGAAGCGGCCCTTCGTGGATGAGGCGGAGCGGCTGCGCCTGCAGCACATGCGCGACCACCCCAACTACAAGTACCGGCCGCGGCGCAGGAAGCAGGTGAAGCGGCTCAAGCGCGGCGACGGCGGCGTGGCCGAGGCCGGGGGCGCCTTCCTGCCGCCGCCCCACCACCAGCAACACTCGCTGGGGCTGCCCGTcgagggcggcggcgggggctgcGACGGCCTGGGCCTGCCCTACGCCGAGCAGGCCGCCTTCCCCGGCGGGAGCTTCCACTACCGGGACTGcgcgccgctgccgctgcccacCTTCGGGGCGCACTTCGGCGGCTACAACCTGCCCACCCCGGAGCCGGAGTCGCAGGGCGGCGCGTGCGCAGAGCCCGCCTTCTTCCCGCCCGCGGAGGACGGCGCCTGCCTGCTGGGCGCCTACGGCTACCCGACGCCGCCCGGGGCCGAGTACCCCTGCAACGGCGCCCCCGCCGGCGGCCAGGCCGGCCTCTTCCGCGGCCGCTTCCCGGCCCCTCTGGCCGCCTTCTCCAGCCCCTCGCCGGCGCACGAGGccgcgcagcagcagcagccgccgccctGCAGGCGCGGAGAGGCCGCGGCCGCCCTGGAGCCCCTCCCGCCGCCCGACGTGGAGCTGCTGGCCGACGTGGACCGCGCCGAGTTCGAGCAGTACTTGTCCTTCGGCTGCCGGCCGGCGGAGCTCACGCTCGGCTACCCGAGCCACGAGGCTGCGGCCGACGCCGGGCCCGCCGCCGCCTACTACTGTGCGGCCGCCGGCGGGGGCGGGGCCTACCCGGAGCTGTGA